In the Gemmatimonadaceae bacterium genome, one interval contains:
- the argB gene encoding acetylglutamate kinase, translated as MKTVVKIGGRAQSSPALAAVLAAAWNAAPGAMCVVHGGGEEISEMQRKLGRSPGFSGGRRVTSEEDIAIVRMVLSGLVNKRLVALLAGAGIPAVGISGEDGGFIEAQPLGIEEFGHVGMPGRVNGAVVATLLGAGYLPVISPLAKNAHGHGALNVNGDDAAAAIAVATGAAELLLIADMDGVLGAEGTVLEDLDVETARNLIANGTASNGMAAKLEAAHAALAGGVLSVRIASLAGVLDDALGTTMTLAPGRAA; from the coding sequence GTGAAGACGGTCGTGAAGATCGGCGGGCGCGCGCAGTCGTCGCCCGCGCTGGCTGCCGTGCTCGCCGCGGCGTGGAATGCCGCGCCGGGCGCGATGTGCGTCGTGCACGGCGGCGGCGAGGAGATCTCCGAGATGCAGCGGAAGCTGGGCCGATCGCCTGGGTTCAGCGGCGGCCGCCGGGTCACGTCCGAGGAGGACATCGCCATCGTGCGCATGGTGCTGTCGGGCCTGGTCAACAAGCGGCTCGTGGCGCTGCTCGCCGGCGCCGGAATTCCCGCAGTCGGGATCTCCGGCGAGGACGGCGGATTCATCGAAGCGCAGCCGCTGGGCATCGAGGAATTCGGCCACGTGGGCATGCCCGGACGCGTCAACGGCGCGGTCGTCGCGACGCTGCTCGGCGCGGGCTATCTGCCCGTGATCTCGCCATTGGCGAAGAACGCGCACGGCCATGGCGCGCTCAACGTGAACGGTGACGACGCAGCGGCGGCGATCGCGGTCGCTACCGGCGCAGCCGAGCTGCTTCTCATCGCGGACATGGACGGCGTCCTCGGCGCGGAAGGAACAGTGCTCGAGGACCTCGACGTGGAGACGGCGCGCAATCTGATCGCGAACGGCACCGCGTCCAACGGAATGGCCGCCAAGCTCGAGGCCGCGCACGCCGCGCTGGCCGGAGGAGTTTTGTCGGTGCGGATCGCGTCGCTCGCCGGAGTGCTCGATGACGCGCTGGGCACGACCATGACACTCGCGCCGGGTCGCGCCGCGTGA
- a CDS encoding GNAT family N-acetyltransferase has protein sequence MIQPSLRSIAPRQEEVTLRPARRADADAIVRLVNGYAAEGIMLPRSLDSVVHALDDFVVAVDRRGKLLGCGALKEYSPSLAEVSSLAIVREAHGIGLGKRIVRAVEALARKRAIDELFALTLSPAFFESAGYALADRAAYPEKIRRDCLRCPRRIRCDEICVSRLLAASPALEAAA, from the coding sequence GTGATTCAGCCGAGCCTTCGCTCCATCGCCCCACGGCAGGAAGAGGTCACGCTTCGTCCCGCGCGCCGGGCCGACGCGGACGCGATCGTGCGGCTGGTGAACGGATACGCGGCCGAGGGGATCATGCTGCCGCGGTCGCTCGACTCCGTCGTGCACGCGCTCGACGACTTCGTCGTCGCCGTGGACCGGCGCGGCAAGCTGCTCGGCTGCGGCGCGCTGAAGGAGTATTCGCCGTCGCTGGCCGAGGTGTCGTCGCTCGCGATTGTGCGCGAGGCGCACGGGATCGGACTGGGGAAGCGCATCGTGCGAGCAGTCGAAGCGCTCGCTCGCAAGCGGGCCATCGACGAGTTGTTTGCGCTAACGCTTTCGCCGGCGTTCTTCGAGTCCGCGGGATATGCACTCGCGGATCGCGCCGCGTACCCGGAGAAGATCCGGCGCGACTGCCTGCGCTGCCCGCGCCGGATTCGCTGTGACGAGATATGCGTGAGCCGCTTGCTGGCGGCATCGCCCGCGCTCGAGGCCGCCGCGTAG
- the argC gene encoding N-acetyl-gamma-glutamyl-phosphate reductase — MHKVAVGILGASGYAGRELCGLVARHPGMELAFAAANGQRGQRARFGASEITFLAPDDVKLDDARMVFSALPHGASAEWVDAARQTGARVIDLSSDFRPGNSANAAPYGLTEIMRDTIAGAELVANPGCYPTAVLIGLAPLLARGLVRAGATINVNAASGVTGAGFAPRQELMFAEVAEDFRAYAPGNVHRHLAEMNALVRELGGDADILFTPHLLPVARGILATITVPLAAELAHPAALWRGFYAGEPFVEIADAPPSLRDVVHRNVVRLSVHAAANVRQPTLVIVAAIDNLLKGAAGQAVQNANLLLGLDERLGLPA, encoded by the coding sequence ATGCATAAGGTTGCGGTCGGAATCCTGGGCGCGAGCGGCTACGCCGGCAGGGAGCTGTGCGGGCTGGTCGCGCGCCATCCGGGGATGGAGCTGGCGTTCGCCGCGGCCAACGGCCAGCGGGGGCAGCGCGCGCGCTTCGGCGCGAGCGAGATCACCTTTCTCGCGCCCGACGACGTCAAGCTCGACGACGCCCGAATGGTGTTCAGCGCGCTGCCGCACGGCGCGTCCGCCGAGTGGGTGGACGCCGCGCGACAAACCGGCGCGCGCGTGATCGATCTCTCGTCGGACTTCCGCCCCGGGAACAGCGCGAACGCCGCGCCGTACGGGCTGACCGAGATCATGCGCGACACGATCGCCGGTGCCGAGCTGGTCGCGAATCCCGGCTGCTATCCCACCGCGGTGCTGATCGGACTCGCGCCGCTGCTCGCGCGCGGGCTCGTGCGCGCGGGCGCGACGATCAACGTCAACGCCGCGAGCGGAGTGACCGGCGCGGGCTTCGCGCCCAGGCAGGAGTTGATGTTCGCCGAGGTCGCCGAGGACTTCCGGGCGTACGCGCCCGGCAACGTGCACCGCCACCTCGCCGAGATGAACGCGCTGGTGCGCGAGCTGGGCGGCGACGCCGACATTCTGTTCACGCCGCACCTGCTGCCCGTCGCGCGCGGCATTCTCGCGACGATCACCGTTCCCCTCGCCGCCGAGCTCGCGCATCCCGCCGCGCTCTGGCGCGGGTTCTACGCCGGCGAGCCGTTCGTCGAGATCGCCGACGCGCCGCCCTCGCTGCGCGACGTCGTGCACCGCAACGTCGTGCGGCTGAGCGTGCACGCCGCCGCGAACGTGCGGCAGCCGACGCTCGTGATCGTAGCGGCGATCGACAACCTGCTCAAGGGCGCCGCGGGCCAGGCGGTACAGAACGCCAATCTCCTGCTCGGCCTGGACGAACGTCTCGGGCTGCCCGCGTGA
- a CDS encoding acetylornithine transaminase gives MTTLSLPVLDEEASAAKQSAILGTYKRAPLEIVGGRGVDLLGADGRSYLDFASGIGVNALGYADAGIRDAIAAAAGTGVLHTSNLYATGAGEMLAQRLVDRSFAASVFFCNSGAEANEGAFKFARRWARTIGGSRKHEIVALRGGFHGRLFASLAATDRPSYRAPFRPLAPGISICERDLDDLARMLDGDTVAAVIVEPVQGEGGVRVLEPALLQGLRRLTSEREIALIFDEVQCGLGRTGTLFAYEYSGVVPDMLTLAKPLAGGLPMGAVLLSPEIAKTIQPGDHATTFGGGPFVASVALHVFDRLSDEALLESVADNGLFIEGILTELAASTPRVRAVRGVGYMWGIDVVEPAAGVVARALDAGLLILSAGDYTLRLLPPLVADRDDLARGLAILEGVVA, from the coding sequence GTGACGACGCTCTCTCTGCCGGTGCTCGACGAGGAGGCGAGCGCCGCGAAGCAATCGGCGATCCTCGGGACGTACAAGCGCGCGCCGCTCGAGATCGTCGGCGGGCGCGGCGTCGACCTGCTCGGCGCCGACGGCCGAAGCTATCTCGATTTCGCCAGTGGAATCGGTGTGAACGCGCTGGGCTACGCCGACGCGGGCATCCGGGACGCGATCGCGGCCGCGGCCGGCACAGGCGTGCTGCATACATCCAACCTGTACGCGACCGGGGCCGGCGAGATGCTGGCGCAGCGCCTCGTAGACCGGTCGTTCGCTGCGTCGGTGTTCTTCTGCAACTCCGGCGCGGAGGCGAACGAAGGTGCGTTCAAGTTCGCGCGGCGGTGGGCGCGGACCATCGGCGGCTCGCGGAAGCACGAGATCGTCGCGCTCCGTGGAGGCTTTCATGGCCGGCTGTTCGCCTCGCTCGCGGCAACCGACCGGCCGTCGTACCGCGCGCCGTTCAGACCGCTTGCGCCCGGCATATCCATCTGCGAGCGCGACCTGGACGACTTGGCGCGCATGCTCGATGGCGACACTGTCGCGGCAGTGATAGTGGAGCCGGTGCAGGGCGAGGGCGGGGTGCGGGTACTCGAGCCCGCGTTGCTGCAGGGGCTGCGGCGGCTGACGAGCGAGCGCGAGATCGCGCTGATCTTCGACGAGGTGCAGTGCGGGCTCGGCCGGACGGGGACGCTGTTCGCCTACGAGTACAGCGGCGTCGTGCCCGACATGCTCACGCTCGCGAAGCCGCTGGCCGGCGGCCTTCCGATGGGCGCGGTGCTGCTCTCGCCGGAAATCGCGAAGACGATTCAGCCGGGCGATCACGCGACGACGTTCGGCGGGGGACCGTTCGTGGCCTCCGTCGCGCTGCACGTGTTCGACCGGCTGTCGGACGAAGCGCTGCTCGAGAGCGTCGCTGACAACGGGCTCTTCATCGAAGGAATACTGACCGAGCTGGCGGCGAGCACGCCGCGCGTGCGCGCGGTGCGCGGCGTCGGCTACATGTGGGGGATCGACGTCGTCGAGCCCGCGGCCGGCGTCGTGGCGCGGGCGCTCGACGCGGGCCTGCTGATTCTGTCCGCGGGCGATTACACGCTCCGGCTGCTCCCGCCGCTGGTTGCCGACCGGGACGACCTGGCGAGGGGTCTCGCGATCCTGGAAGGAGTCGTCGCGTGA